The Neofelis nebulosa isolate mNeoNeb1 chromosome X, mNeoNeb1.pri, whole genome shotgun sequence genome has a segment encoding these proteins:
- the LOC131502412 gene encoding paraneoplastic antigen Ma6F-like: protein MALAVLRDWCRWMGVNEQRSLLILGIPDDCEDQEFQEAVQAALQPLGRYRVLGKVFRKEFRSKVALVEMAQYLNRSVIPRQIPGMGGPWTVVFLPQAPESESEDTLNFLAQTQRQAGVALAGEAGAGGKEGAGGEAGAGGEEGTGGEAAAGGGAGAGGGVVAGGEAGAGGEEGTGGKSAAGGEAGAGGEEGTGGEAAAGGGAGAGGGSDEEGAAGDTGVAGWLGSVSVAGAAGEAGPPGEEGAVGVAGAIVAGRSWTQPWSPAWQPVLENRASMELRTFPGMEEPHRAEESFESWLDHASDMLYLWCHITERERRRRLMESLGGPALDLVCGLLAENPDVPAQDCLAALVQVFGRKDTPTTARLKFLTCGQRPQETLFVYVIRLEGLLQSAVEKGAIHPSLADQLRTRQVLTRARPNEMLENKLRRMRLDRRPPGFLGMLRLIQETEAWEATAARSEHLQVEEGARVGTGGLAAARASGEVAEASPAREDASQAALANLGASEAVPGSAEADTAAPEAHDAARAALVPEEAPKIFPATQEDENAPASAGLDQAKPSEAPGGLTPAQMGSASRQGPGGPGCEPEGLAQAGDQEAGEPLEEGPKPIPEESGNEDGAGEVRPPKSSSGK from the exons ATGGCACTGGCAGTGCTGCGTGACTGGTGCAGGTGGATGGGCGTGAATGAGCAGCGCTCGCTGCTCATCCTGGGCATTCCCGACGACTGTGAGGACCAGGAATTCCAGGAGGCCGTGCAGgctgccctccagcccctgggcAGATACCGAGTGCTGGGCAAGGTGTTCAGAAAGGAGTTCAGATCCAAGGTCGCCTTGGTGGAGATGGCTCAGTATTTAAACCGAAGTGTGATCCCCCGACAAATACCAGGCATGGGAGGACCCTGGACTGTGGTCTTTCTGCCCCAGGCCCCGGAATCAGAGTCAGAGGATACACTCAATTTCCTTGCACAGACCCAGAGGCAAGCAGGGGTTGCCCTGGCAGgcgaggcaggagctggaggcaaggaaggggctggag gtgaggcaggagctggaggtgaggaaggaactggaggggaggcagcggctggaggcggggcaggagctggaggcggggtagtggctggaggtgaggcaggagctggaggtgaggaaggaactggaggcaAGTCAGcggctggaggtgaggcaggagctggaggtgaggaaggaactggaggggaggcagcggctgggggcggggcaggagctggaggcggg tcAGATGAGGAGGGAGCCGCTGGGGACACAGGAGTTGCAGGTTGGTTAGGATCTGTGAGTGTGGCAGGAGCTGCAGGTGAGGCGGGACCTCCAGGTGAGGAAGGAGCTGTGGGTGTGGCAGGAGCCATAGTTGCGGGAAGATCCTGGACCCAGCCTTGGAGCCCGGCCTGGCAGCCTGTGCTGGAAAACAGGGCCTCTATGGAACTGAGAACCTTTCCTGGAATGGAAGAGCCACACCGAGCAGAAGAGTCCTTTGAGAGCTGGCTGGATCACGCCAGCGACATGCTGTACCTGTGGTGCCACAtcacagaaagggagaggaggaggaggctgatgGAGAGCTTGGGTGGCCCCGCACTGGATCTGGTGTGCGGCCTCCTGGCAGAAAACCCTGACGTCCCTGCGCAGGATTGCCTGGCCGCGCTGGTCCAGGTGTTTGGGAGGAAGGACACCCCCACGACCGCACGGCTGAAGTTCCTGACCTGTGGCCAGCGGCCCCAGGAGACTCTCTTTGTCTATGTGATTCGCCTGGAAGGCCTGCTGCAGTCGGCCGTGGAGAAGGGGGCCATCCATCCCAGCCTTGCGGACCAGTTACGCACCCGGCAGGTGCTGACGCGGGCCCGCCCCAACGAGATGCTCGAGAACAAGCTGAGGAGGATGCGGCTGGACAGGAGACCACCTGGCTTCCTGGGGATGCTGCGGCTCATTCAGGAGACCGAGGCATGGGAGGCCACCGCAGCTAGGAGTGAGCACTTGCAAGTGGAAGAGGGGGCCCGTGTGGGCACCGGAGGCCTGGCCGCTGCCCGGGCCAGTGGAGAGGTTGCCGAAGCCTCCCCAGCCAGGGAAGATGCTTCCCAGGCTGCCCTGGCCAACCTGGGGGCCAGTGAGGCAGTTCCTGGCAGTGCCGAAGCTGATACGGCTGCTCCTGAAGCCCATGATGCCGCCAGGGCAGCCCTCGTCCCTGAGGAGGCCCCCAAGATCTTCCCTGCCACGCAGGAAGATGAAAATGCTCCCGCCTCTGCGGGCCTAGATCAGGCAAAGCCCTCAGAGGCCCCTGGgggcctcacccctgcccagaTGGGCAGCGCTTCCAGGCAAGGCCCGGGAGGTCCTGGCTGTGAGCCGGAGGGCCTCGCCCAGGCAGGAGACCAGGAGGCTGGGGAGCCCCTGGAGGAGGGGCCCAAGCCCATCCCAGAGGAGTCGGGAAACGAGGATGGGGCTGGGGAGGTGAGGCCCCCCAAGTCCTCCTCGGGCAAATAG